The DNA region GCCGTACCGTAGATACGTTGAAGCATTTTGTTGTCGCTGTTACCACGCCAGTAAGCACCCGCAACATTCAATAGAGTGAAATGTTGACAGAAGCTCATGTTAGGAACGTGAGGACCGCGACACATGTCGATGTATTCTTCATGGTGGTAAAGACCCGGACGATCATCACGAGATACGTTTTCGTCTAGGATTTCCACTTTGTATGGTTCGCCACGTGATTCAAATGTATCACGTGCTTCCTGCCAGCTAACCTTTTTCTTAACAACTTCGTACTTGGTCTTCGCTAGTTCTTTCATACGCTTTTCAATCTTTTCAAGATCGTCTTGCGTTAGAGATTCTTCTAGGTCGATGTCGTAGTAGAAGCCATTGTCGATGGTTGGACCGATCGCCATTTTAGCTTGCGGGTAAAGTTGCTTTAGAGCGTGACCAAGAAGGTGAGCACATGAGTGGCGAACGATTTCTAGACCGTCGACTTCATCTTTAACTGTGATGATCTCAAGGCTTGCGTCTTCTTCAATTAAGTCACACGCATCAACGCGGTTACCGTTTACACGACCAGCGATAGTTGCTTTTGCAAGACCAGGACCGATCGATTGCGCAACTTCCATAGTAGAAACTGGGTTGTCAAATTGACGCTGACTGCCGTCAGGAAGAGTAATAATAGGCATGCTATATCCTTTACAGTGGTGTTGCACACCAAGCAACACATGTTATTCAAATTAGAAGATTTTTCGAGAATCGATAAAGGCCGCTCGGTAACACGAATACCGGACCAATATCGAGAGAGGGATTGTACCTAGCTCACATTTAGAATGCAAAGAGCGATTACAATTTGTCACTGAAACTTCATTGTTCAGTGAATGAGAGCCTCAATAATATTGATAAAAAATCGACGCTATCTAAAAATGAAAATAGCTCTGATAGTGAGCGTCCCTCTTCCATCAGAGCTTATGAGAACCGCAGAGTAAACGATTACAGGTTAAGAGTCGGAGCAATTGCTGCTGCAACCTGTGAATCTGTCGCATCAATAGGTAAAGAGAATGAACGATACTGATCACCAGACATGCTAAATGAGCGGTCGATCTCCGCTAAACAATGGAGCGTCGCACCATCCAATATGAATGACAATTCGATTTCTTTAGTGGAAACGAAGCCGTTATTACGGAACTCTAGCTCTTGGTAAATACCCGAACGTGACGAGAATGTGTTACCACGCAAGAAGCCCTTCTCTACATCGGCTTTAACCATAGTAAAACCAGCTTGCTCAATAGCGCCGATTACTCGTGATGCTGTGGGTAATGGCTTTACTTCAATGTAGTCACGATCGCGTGGGTCAATCGCAAAACCGATGTCTAATGTGGTTTCTACCCAAACGTGGCACTGGTTTTTCATTGCGCTTACTGCCGTAATTGGCGTTTCATCGTGCAGTTTTAACTCGAACGGCACTTGTTTTTCTTCATTCGGTTGGATGATGAAAGGTTCAACCGCCTTCAATTGATCGATCGTGAATGTCTGGTAGCTAACGCTATCATCTGCTTCCACTTTCATCTCAGTATTCAGTTTGATAGTGATAGCATCGATTTGTTGCTCTACATCACCACCTTTAATTTGAACGTGTCCACGTAACGTTGAACCTTGATAAACGCTCATCTCATCTAAAATCGTATCTACCTTTGCCGAGCCGATACCAAGCGATGCTTTTAGTTTTTTAAACATGGAATTCCTTTGTGACTGCCTGTTTTATTAATTTTGTTTTGGAGAACCTTTGTTTACACAACTGATGAAAGTACTGCAAGCAATAGACCTCAAGAATGCGGACTAATTCCTTTTATCCATTCACAAAATAGGTTTAGGTATTTGCAATTTGTACATAGATTACGCACTATTTGTATAGTCAATTAAAAGGAAGTCACTATGTCTGCGCCACTTTATAAGCAAATCAAACAATTTATCCTCGATAAAATTGATTCGGGAGAGTGGATGGTTGGGCATCGCATCGCGACAGAGTTTGAGCTGACCGAACAATTCGGAGTCAGTCGAATGACGGTAAATAAAGCCATTAGAGACTTAGTGAACGAAGGCAAATTACAACGTCGTCCTCGCCTTGGGACGTTTGTTTGTGACCCGGAAGAAAAGTCTGAATCCCCTCTCCTAGACATTCGTAACATTGCTGATGAGATCAGCAATCGTGGTCGAGAGCATCATAGTGAAGTGTTGCAACAAATCGCAATCAAAGCCGATGATGACATCGCAATAAAATTGGGCGTCATGCTTGGTACAACCGTCTTCTACAGTGAAATCATCCACTATGAAGATCAGACTCCAATTCAGCTGGAACTCAGATGGATAAACAGCCAATACGCACCGAGTTACCTTCAACAAGACTTTACTTCTATGACGCCAAACCAGTACCTTTCTAATAACTGCCCACTCAGCGCAATTGAACATACCGTAGAAGCCATTGCGCCAGATGGGCGCGTTAAGCAAGACCTTAAAATGCAAGCTGATGAACCATGTTTACTGCTCAACCGACGTACATGGAGCCAAGACAAACTGGTCAGTACAGCGTTACTTTATCACCCAGGTAATAAGTACAAATTAAGCTCTAAGATCCTATTGTAAACTAGGCATTACTTCTTCGTTTCGATCACATTTCAGCAACATTAGTCTTGTCAGTGATGCTTTTTTCTCCTATTTATTTGTATATACATTTAATCAAGTAAGTATTGGGATGAGTGGAAATGGATTTGTTGATTGAAAATGCACGACTGGTAACCATGCAAGAAGGAGAACAAGGATATTTGCCGACTCCAATTGCTCGTGTGGGAATTCGATCAGGAAAAATTGTCGCCATCAGCACAAAAGAACAAGGTAAAGATAGCGAACATACCGAATCCCTTTTGAATCCAGCCCAATATGGGCAAACCATCGACCTTCAAGGCAAATTGTTAATGCCAGGGTTAGTAGATTGCCACACGCATCTTGTTTACGCAGGCAGCCGCGCCAACGAATTCGAAATGCGCCTTAACGGCGTACCATACAAAGAAATTGCGAAACAAGGTGGTGGTATTCTTTCCACCGTTCATGCCACTCGCGCAGCAACAGAAGAACAACTTATTGAACTCGCCCTACCACGTTTAGATGGCTTACTCGCCAGCGGTGTTACCTCTATCGAGGTTAAGTCTGGTTACGGACTCACACTGCAAGATGAAATCAAGATGCTTCGTGCAGCAAAAGCATTAGAGCATGAGCGCAAAGTAAAAATCACCACAACGCTGCTCGCCGCTCATGCACTTCCACCAGAGTATCAAGATCGTTCTGATGACTACATTGGCTACGTTTGTGAGGAAATAATCCCTCTCGTGGCTCAAGAAAAGCTCGCCACCAGCGTAGACGTATTTTGTGAATCCATTGGCTTCAATCTGGCACAAACCGAGCGTGTCTTTCGGGCTGCTGCACAATATGGTTTGAGAGTGAAAGGCCATACTGAACAGCTCTCAAATCTTGGTGGTACCGCTCTAACCACACGATACAACGGCCTCTCAGCCGACCATATTGAATACCTGGACGAGCAAGGTGTGCTCGCGCTTTCAAATTCATCGACCGTTGCGACATTACTGCCAGGCGCTTTTTACTTCCTACGAGAGAAGCAATTGCCACCAATCGAGTTGCTTAGACAACACAATGTTCCAATGGCAATTGCCACAGACATCAACCCTGGCACTTCGCCATTTGCAGATCTAACGTTAATGATGAACATGGCATGCACCCTCTTTCGATTAACGCCTCAAGAAGCGTTGCGTGGTGTCACACAACATGCCGCAAAAGCATTGGGTTATGGAGACTCACGTGGCGTGATTGAGGTTGGGTTTGATGGCGACTTCTCAATTTGGGATATCGACCACCCTGCTGACCTGAGCTACCAAGTAGGAACAAAACGTTTGATTAGTCGCATAGTCAATGGTGAGTATGTCTCACACGGAGGATTGTGATATGGCTCAATCCGATCCAAATACCGCTCCATTTCACTGGCAAGGTCGTCACGATGCAGAAGACGGTGAACTTGGTAAGCGTGTTCATCACGTGATTAAAAACATCTCTGTTGAAGAGTTAGCGAGCAGAAGTGAAGGCGTCTCGATTCTTGGCTTTGCTACCGATGCAGGAGTTGCTCGAAATCAAGGCCGCATTGGTGCGAAAAAGTCACCCGATTTAATCCGCCGAGCACTGGCAAACTTAGCATGGCATCAAGATACTCCACTTTACGACCTTGGCACCGTGGCCTGCGAAGATGACCTTTTAGAGAGCAGCCAAGCACAATGTGCAGAAGCCATTGCTCAAGCATTACCACACTCACCTGTTGTTGTCCTAGGTGGCGGACATGAAATCGCGTGGGCCTCTTTCTCTGGTCTAGCAAAGTATTTCAATACTCACCACCCAGAAAAGCCGCCGAAAATTGGTATTATCAACTTCGACGCTCACTTTGATTTACGTGCTTTTGAAAGCGACATGGCCGATGTAAAGCCAAGCTCTGGTACACCATTCAATCAAATCAATCACTTTTGCCAACGCAATGACTGGAAGTTTCACTACGCTTGCATTGGGGTAAGTCGCAGCAGCAATACGAAGGCACTATTTCAAAAAGCTGATGAGTTGAACGTATGGTATGTAGAAGATAAGCAGCTTTGCTACATGAATCACAGCTATCATTTGACACAGCTACAGCACTTCATCGATGACTGCGATTACCTCTACCTGACGATTGATTTGGACGTATTCCCTGCAGCAACTGCGCCAGGTGTAAGCGCTCCAGCTGCAAGAGGGGTTAGCTATGACATCATTTCACCGTTTTTAGACCGAATCCTACATTACAAAAATAAGCTGATGCTGGCTGATATTGCCGAGTACAACCCCACTTATGACATCGATAGTCAAACGGCTCGATTGGCAGCCCGCTTATGCTGGGATATCGCCAACGCCATGGCCGAAAAAGAGCATAAGCACAAATAGCCTTATTCAATCCATTCAATTTCGAATAGCACCTTACTCATATAACAAAAGCCAAGCATAGACTTGGCTTACACGTGAAACTAAAGGAGTCTTACAATGACACAGCGCCAAGGACAAGATCCACGACTTGATACCAGTAGAACAATTCGTGCTCCACGCGGTACCGACCTGCGCGCCAAATCGTGGCTGACTGAAGCCCCTCTTCGTATGCTGATGAATAACCTTGACCCAGATGTAGCGGAGCATCCGCATTCATTGGTGGTGTACGGCGGTATTGGCCGTGCGGCTCGTAACTGGGAATGCTTCGATAAAATTGTTGAAGTATTAGAAAGACTCGAAGACGACCAAACTCTTTTAGTTCAATCAGGCAAACCTGTCGGCGTTTACCCTACTCACAAAAATGCACCTCGCGTTCTGATTGCTAACTCTAATCTAGTACCACACTGGGCAAACTGGGAGCATTTTAATCAGCTCGATAAAGAAGGTTTGATGATGTACGGTCAAATGACCGCAGGCAGCTGGATTTACATTGGTTCGCAAGGCATCGTTCAAGGTACTTACGAAACCTTTGTCTCAGTGGCGAAAAAGCATTTTAACGGCGAGGCAAAA from Vibrio hyugaensis includes:
- a CDS encoding sporulation protein codes for the protein MFKKLKASLGIGSAKVDTILDEMSVYQGSTLRGHVQIKGGDVEQQIDAITIKLNTEMKVEADDSVSYQTFTIDQLKAVEPFIIQPNEEKQVPFELKLHDETPITAVSAMKNQCHVWVETTLDIGFAIDPRDRDYIEVKPLPTASRVIGAIEQAGFTMVKADVEKGFLRGNTFSSRSGIYQELEFRNNGFVSTKEIELSFILDGATLHCLAEIDRSFSMSGDQYRSFSLPIDATDSQVAAAIAPTLNL
- the hutI gene encoding imidazolonepropionase; translation: MDLLIENARLVTMQEGEQGYLPTPIARVGIRSGKIVAISTKEQGKDSEHTESLLNPAQYGQTIDLQGKLLMPGLVDCHTHLVYAGSRANEFEMRLNGVPYKEIAKQGGGILSTVHATRAATEEQLIELALPRLDGLLASGVTSIEVKSGYGLTLQDEIKMLRAAKALEHERKVKITTTLLAAHALPPEYQDRSDDYIGYVCEEIIPLVAQEKLATSVDVFCESIGFNLAQTERVFRAAAQYGLRVKGHTEQLSNLGGTALTTRYNGLSADHIEYLDEQGVLALSNSSTVATLLPGAFYFLREKQLPPIELLRQHNVPMAIATDINPGTSPFADLTLMMNMACTLFRLTPQEALRGVTQHAAKALGYGDSRGVIEVGFDGDFSIWDIDHPADLSYQVGTKRLISRIVNGEYVSHGGL
- the hutC gene encoding histidine utilization repressor, which gives rise to MSAPLYKQIKQFILDKIDSGEWMVGHRIATEFELTEQFGVSRMTVNKAIRDLVNEGKLQRRPRLGTFVCDPEEKSESPLLDIRNIADEISNRGREHHSEVLQQIAIKADDDIAIKLGVMLGTTVFYSEIIHYEDQTPIQLELRWINSQYAPSYLQQDFTSMTPNQYLSNNCPLSAIEHTVEAIAPDGRVKQDLKMQADEPCLLLNRRTWSQDKLVSTALLYHPGNKYKLSSKILL
- the hutG gene encoding formimidoylglutamase, translating into MAQSDPNTAPFHWQGRHDAEDGELGKRVHHVIKNISVEELASRSEGVSILGFATDAGVARNQGRIGAKKSPDLIRRALANLAWHQDTPLYDLGTVACEDDLLESSQAQCAEAIAQALPHSPVVVLGGGHEIAWASFSGLAKYFNTHHPEKPPKIGIINFDAHFDLRAFESDMADVKPSSGTPFNQINHFCQRNDWKFHYACIGVSRSSNTKALFQKADELNVWYVEDKQLCYMNHSYHLTQLQHFIDDCDYLYLTIDLDVFPAATAPGVSAPAARGVSYDIISPFLDRILHYKNKLMLADIAEYNPTYDIDSQTARLAARLCWDIANAMAEKEHKHK